A window of the Henckelia pumila isolate YLH828 chromosome 3, ASM3356847v2, whole genome shotgun sequence genome harbors these coding sequences:
- the LOC140893538 gene encoding uncharacterized protein — translation MVRIMERQSSIETEPRTLNVQQFQFAKEAARYVANTKTLEEALRIFTQGLEPVAICEGEDLVGEEDEQWCDVSTGKFGDRDIVSAPF, via the exons ATGGTTAGAATAATGGAGAGGCAATCGTCTATTGAGACCGAACCTCGCACGCTTAATGTTCAGCAATTCCAGTTCGCAAAG GAGGCCGCTAGGTACGTGGCGAACACAAAAACACTGGAGGAGGCTCTGAGAATATTCACTcag GGTTTGGAACCAGTGGCGATATGTGAAGGAGAAGATTTGGTAGGAGAAGAAGATGAGCAGTGGTGTGACGTTAGTACTGGAAAATTTGGAGACAGAGATATTGTTTCTGCAcctttctga